The Halorientalis sp. IM1011 genome window below encodes:
- a CDS encoding 30S ribosomal protein S27ae, whose product MPRHELYNDDGTTDKETCPRCGDAFLADHGDRLHCGRCSYTEWQ is encoded by the coding sequence ATGCCCCGCCACGAACTCTACAACGACGACGGCACGACCGACAAGGAAACGTGCCCGCGCTGTGGCGACGCCTTCCTCGCGGACCACGGCGACCGTCTCCACTGCGGCCGCTGTAGCTACACCGAGTGGCAGTAG
- a CDS encoding 30S ribosomal protein S24e: protein MDIDIIEETENPMLHRTDVRFEMVHEDATPSRLSVRDSLAAKLNKDAEEVVVHELDTKYGMRTTVGYAKVYDSPEFAADVEQDHMLERNKITADEEAEEEAEEA from the coding sequence ATGGATATCGACATCATCGAGGAGACGGAGAATCCGATGTTACACCGGACCGACGTCCGGTTCGAGATGGTCCACGAGGACGCGACCCCCTCGCGGCTCTCGGTTCGTGACAGCCTCGCCGCCAAACTCAACAAGGACGCCGAGGAGGTCGTCGTCCACGAACTCGACACGAAATACGGCATGCGCACGACCGTGGGCTACGCCAAGGTGTACGACAGCCCCGAGTTCGCCGCCGACGTCGAGCAGGACCACATGCTCGAACGCAACAAGATCACGGCCGACGAGGAGGCCGAAGAGGAGGCCGAGGAGGCATAG
- a CDS encoding GTP-dependent dephospho-CoA kinase family protein, with amino-acid sequence MGEVYTEADALLSAADPPIVAVGDIVTYHLIEADRRPDVALIDGQTKRSEIEDHVREAIDAGVFDREVEVVNAAAGLSAALLSATVSAVDAAADGESTVIVVDGEEDLATLPAIAAVPTGASVVYGQPDEGMVLVECDDAIKSTVSDLFDRMDGDTERLRDLLAG; translated from the coding sequence ATGGGCGAGGTCTACACCGAGGCCGACGCCCTGCTGTCGGCGGCCGACCCCCCGATCGTCGCGGTCGGAGACATCGTCACCTACCACCTCATCGAGGCCGACCGCCGGCCGGACGTGGCGCTGATCGACGGCCAGACCAAGCGCTCGGAAATCGAGGACCACGTCCGGGAAGCGATCGACGCGGGCGTCTTCGACCGTGAAGTCGAGGTCGTCAACGCCGCGGCGGGGCTGAGCGCGGCCCTGCTGTCGGCGACCGTGTCGGCCGTCGACGCTGCGGCCGACGGCGAGTCGACCGTAATCGTCGTCGACGGCGAGGAGGACCTGGCGACGTTGCCGGCCATCGCCGCCGTGCCGACGGGCGCGAGCGTCGTCTACGGCCAGCCCGACGAGGGGATGGTCCTCGTCGAGTGTGACGACGCGATCAAATCGACGGTTTCGGACCTGTTCGACCGGATGGACGGGGATACCGAGCGGCTCCGGGACCTGCTCGCGGGCTGA
- the spt4 gene encoding transcription elongation factor subunit Spt4, with translation MADRLVCRECHRVQQSGEEEACVSCGSSSLTEDWAGYVIIAHPEESEVAEEMQVDEPGKYALKVR, from the coding sequence ATGGCTGACAGACTCGTCTGCCGTGAGTGTCACCGCGTCCAGCAGTCCGGCGAGGAGGAGGCCTGTGTCTCCTGTGGCTCCAGCTCGCTGACCGAGGACTGGGCCGGCTACGTGATCATCGCCCACCCCGAGGAGAGCGAGGTGGCCGAGGAGATGCAGGTCGACGAGCCCGGCAAGTACGCGCTGAAGGTACGTTGA
- a CDS encoding DNA-directed RNA polymerase yields the protein MYKRVRLRDTVEVPPEHLADVTPGRIKRLLQDKLEGRMDEDVGSVVSVVEVHDIGEGAVIPNEPGVYYEAEFDALTFDPQMQEVVDGEIVEVVNFGAFVGIGPVDGLLHVSQISDEYLAYDEENQQLASRDSNDTLTVGDAVRARIVTKSIDERNPRDSKIGLTAKQVGLGKHGWLEAERQERKSEAATGE from the coding sequence ATGTACAAACGGGTTCGACTTCGCGACACGGTAGAGGTGCCCCCGGAACACCTCGCAGACGTGACTCCGGGACGGATCAAGCGACTGCTGCAGGACAAACTCGAAGGCCGGATGGACGAGGACGTGGGCAGCGTCGTCTCCGTCGTCGAGGTCCACGACATCGGCGAGGGAGCGGTCATCCCGAACGAGCCGGGCGTCTACTACGAGGCGGAGTTCGACGCCTTGACCTTCGACCCGCAGATGCAGGAGGTCGTCGACGGGGAGATCGTCGAGGTCGTCAACTTCGGCGCGTTCGTCGGTATCGGGCCGGTCGACGGCCTGCTCCACGTCTCCCAGATCTCCGACGAGTATCTGGCATACGACGAGGAGAACCAGCAACTGGCCTCCCGGGACTCCAACGACACGCTGACGGTCGGGGACGCGGTGCGGGCCCGGATCGTCACCAAGAGCATCGACGAGCGCAACCCGCGTGACTCGAAGATCGGCCTCACCGCGAAGCAGGTCGGCCTCGGGAAACACGGCTGGCTCGAAGCCGAGCGTCAGGAACGCAAAAGCGAGGCGGCCACGGGTGAGTAG
- a CDS encoding PIN domain-containing protein, producing MTVCLDTSALMMPVECDVRLFEELDRVVDDHDLAVPAAVVTELDSLAEGNGEEGTAASVGRDLADRARVLDHEESYADDAIVELAAEGECDCVVTNDRPLRDRVLDRGVPVIGLRGQNKLAITQP from the coding sequence ATGACGGTGTGTCTGGACACGAGCGCGCTGATGATGCCGGTCGAATGCGACGTGCGGCTGTTCGAGGAACTCGACCGTGTCGTGGACGACCACGACCTCGCCGTGCCGGCGGCCGTGGTCACCGAACTGGACTCGCTGGCCGAAGGCAACGGCGAGGAAGGGACGGCCGCAAGCGTCGGCCGGGATCTGGCCGACCGCGCTCGCGTCCTCGACCACGAGGAATCGTACGCAGACGACGCCATCGTCGAACTCGCCGCCGAGGGCGAGTGCGACTGTGTCGTCACGAACGACCGGCCCCTGCGGGACCGCGTGCTGGACCGTGGCGTTCCAGTAATTGGTTTAAGGGGCCAGAACAAACTCGCCATCACTCAACCATAA
- a CDS encoding translation initiation factor IF-2 subunit gamma, which translates to MTDEHRQPEVNIGLVGHVDHGKTTLVQALSGEWTDQHSEEMKRGISIRLGYADATFRQCPDADEPEKYTVDEECPDGSPSEPLRTVSFVDAPGHETLMATMLSGASIMDGAVLVVSASEPVPQAQTEEHLMALDIIGIDNIVIAQNKVDLVDRQQAAENYEQIQEFVSGTVAEGAPIVPVSAQQGVNMDVLIQAIEEEIPTPDRDPEQDAQMLVARSFDINRPGTTWDSLMGGVLGGSLVEGQLHADEDIELRPGREVEEGGQTEWRPVETTIRSLQAGGEDVEEATPGGLLGVGTGLDPSLTKGDALAGQVAGPPGTLPPTFEQFEMDVDLLERIVGETDEVEEISTGEPLMLTVGTATTVGSVTSARGGECEVALKRPVCAEPGSKIAINRRVGARWRLIGVGTLRE; encoded by the coding sequence ATGACAGACGAACACCGACAACCGGAGGTGAACATCGGGCTCGTCGGCCACGTCGATCACGGGAAGACGACGCTGGTCCAGGCGCTGAGTGGGGAGTGGACCGACCAGCACTCAGAGGAGATGAAACGCGGCATCTCCATCCGCCTCGGGTACGCCGACGCGACGTTCCGGCAGTGCCCCGACGCAGACGAACCCGAGAAGTACACCGTCGACGAGGAGTGTCCGGACGGCTCGCCGAGCGAGCCCCTGCGGACCGTATCCTTCGTCGACGCCCCCGGTCACGAGACGCTGATGGCGACGATGCTCTCGGGGGCGTCGATCATGGACGGCGCGGTGCTCGTCGTGAGCGCTTCCGAGCCCGTCCCGCAGGCCCAGACCGAAGAACACCTGATGGCGCTGGACATCATCGGCATCGACAACATCGTCATCGCCCAGAACAAGGTCGACCTCGTCGACCGCCAGCAGGCCGCCGAGAACTACGAACAGATCCAGGAGTTCGTCTCGGGAACGGTGGCCGAGGGCGCACCGATCGTCCCCGTCTCCGCCCAGCAGGGCGTCAACATGGACGTGTTGATCCAGGCCATCGAGGAGGAGATCCCCACGCCTGACCGTGACCCCGAACAGGACGCTCAGATGCTCGTCGCGCGCAGTTTCGACATCAATCGTCCGGGCACGACCTGGGACTCGCTGATGGGCGGCGTCCTCGGTGGCAGTCTCGTCGAGGGCCAACTCCACGCCGACGAGGACATCGAACTCCGGCCCGGCCGCGAGGTCGAGGAGGGCGGCCAGACCGAGTGGCGGCCCGTCGAGACCACGATCAGATCGCTCCAGGCCGGCGGCGAGGACGTCGAGGAAGCCACGCCCGGTGGCCTGCTCGGCGTCGGGACCGGGCTGGACCCGTCGCTGACGAAAGGCGACGCGCTGGCGGGGCAGGTCGCTGGCCCGCCGGGGACGCTCCCGCCGACCTTCGAGCAGTTCGAGATGGACGTGGATCTCCTGGAACGGATCGTCGGCGAGACGGACGAGGTCGAGGAGATCTCCACGGGCGAACCGCTGATGCTCACCGTCGGGACGGCGACCACGGTCGGTTCGGTCACGAGCGCTCGCGGCGGCGAGTGTGAGGTCGCGCTGAAACGGCCGGTGTGTGCCGAACCGGGCTCGAAGATCGCCATCAACCGCCGGGTCGGCGCGCGGTGGCGGCTGATCGGCGTCGGGACGCTCCGGGAATGA
- a CDS encoding haloacid dehalogenase type II: MAFDPDSVSTVTFDSYSTVVDVEAAEVALAEVVPDPEPVSNLWRAHSLMYTMVANHVDAYQPFYEMNRDALTHALDVFGVDYTPAERDEILAVYHELDVFDDVRDGMERLSEAGYDCYIVSNGNPEMLDSMVAHAGIGDLLADTISADEVETFKPDAAIYRHAAARTGTPVDEIAHATAGWFDVQGARHAGMQGVWVDRKDDPWVTFDGEPDLTVTDFHDLADELDA, translated from the coding sequence ATGGCCTTCGATCCCGACAGTGTCAGCACCGTCACGTTCGACTCCTACAGCACCGTCGTCGACGTCGAGGCCGCCGAAGTCGCGCTGGCCGAGGTCGTTCCCGACCCGGAACCCGTCTCGAACCTCTGGCGCGCGCACTCGCTGATGTACACGATGGTCGCCAACCACGTCGACGCCTACCAGCCCTTCTACGAGATGAACCGCGACGCGCTCACCCACGCGCTGGACGTCTTCGGCGTCGACTACACCCCCGCCGAGCGCGACGAGATCCTCGCCGTCTACCACGAACTCGACGTGTTCGACGACGTGCGCGACGGGATGGAACGCCTCTCCGAGGCCGGCTACGACTGCTATATCGTCTCGAACGGCAACCCCGAGATGCTCGACTCCATGGTCGCTCACGCCGGCATCGGCGATCTGCTCGCGGACACGATCAGCGCCGACGAGGTCGAGACGTTCAAACCCGATGCGGCGATCTACCGCCACGCCGCCGCCCGGACCGGGACGCCCGTCGACGAGATCGCCCACGCCACCGCGGGCTGGTTCGACGTGCAGGGCGCGCGCCACGCCGGCATGCAGGGCGTCTGGGTCGACCGCAAGGACGACCCGTGGGTGACCTTCGACGGCGAGCCCGATCTCACAGTAACGGACTTCCACGACCTCGCGGACGAACTGGACGCCTGA
- a CDS encoding DUF5787 family protein: MSEFAFEIALCAHLEREREAILARQLGTSCHGNRVMDVVVVEPGADFAARAAITPERVPAPAIESAVGPGRARYWKDAFDIHPDRAESVVERAVELGFFERERRNGRTYVRQTARYPEHWFGSLVGIENKPDLGRPGDLETQLRKDVSLGLLDRVVLATESHVTGAHLNRIPEAVGVWRFHPETGEREVIREAEPLPAEEPGIDVLERRTARADVAVTTAAEKRRQRRRVAERAYGKGWRTYDFPDCAEIEAAERFDRGGLPYCAWKGRIVDPARECGPDCGGYDHADAPDVDQEGERAAGQPWDPDPAGKQRRQSGLDRWG; encoded by the coding sequence GTGTCCGAGTTCGCGTTCGAAATCGCGCTGTGTGCCCACCTGGAGCGCGAGCGCGAGGCAATCCTCGCCCGCCAGCTCGGGACCTCCTGCCACGGCAACCGCGTCATGGACGTGGTGGTCGTCGAACCCGGGGCCGACTTCGCGGCGCGGGCGGCCATCACGCCCGAGCGGGTGCCGGCCCCGGCGATCGAGAGCGCGGTCGGTCCGGGCCGGGCGCGCTACTGGAAGGACGCCTTCGATATCCACCCCGACCGCGCCGAGTCTGTGGTCGAGCGCGCGGTCGAGTTGGGCTTCTTCGAGCGCGAGCGCCGCAACGGCCGCACCTACGTCCGCCAGACCGCCCGCTACCCCGAGCACTGGTTCGGTTCCCTCGTAGGCATCGAGAACAAGCCCGACCTCGGACGGCCGGGTGACCTCGAAACGCAACTCCGCAAGGACGTGAGTCTCGGCCTGCTGGATCGGGTCGTCCTCGCGACCGAGTCCCACGTCACCGGCGCGCACCTCAACCGCATCCCGGAGGCGGTCGGCGTCTGGCGGTTCCATCCGGAGACCGGCGAGCGCGAGGTGATCCGGGAGGCCGAGCCGCTCCCAGCCGAGGAGCCGGGGATCGACGTGCTGGAACGCCGCACTGCGCGGGCAGACGTGGCGGTCACCACCGCCGCCGAGAAGCGCCGTCAGCGCCGCCGCGTGGCCGAACGCGCCTACGGGAAGGGGTGGCGGACCTACGACTTCCCAGACTGCGCCGAGATCGAGGCCGCCGAGCGGTTCGACCGCGGCGGCCTGCCTTACTGCGCGTGGAAGGGCCGGATCGTCGACCCCGCGCGGGAGTGTGGCCCCGACTGCGGCGGGTACGATCACGCCGACGCGCCCGACGTGGATCAGGAGGGCGAACGCGCAGCCGGCCAGCCGTGGGACCCAGATCCGGCGGGGAAACAGCGCAGACAGTCCGGGCTGGATCGGTGGGGCTGA